The window ACCTCATTTATTATACGGTTGCTTATCTTTTCCAGTATTTCATAGGGCAGCCTCACCCAATCCGCAGTCATGGCATCTTCGCTGGTAACCGCCCTTACAGCTATGGGATAAGCATAGGTCCTTTCATCGCCCATAACCCCGACACTTCTTATGCAGGGAAGGATGGCAAAAGACTGCCATATTTTTTTATACAGATTGGCCCTCTTTACCTCTTCCAATACAATATAGTCTGCTTGCTGTAGAATGGATATTCTCTCTGCAGTTATCTCCCCTATAATCCTTATAGCCAATCCGGGACCCGGAAACGGCTGCCTCCAGACAATATCCTCGGGCAGCCCCAGCTCTACCCCTAGCCTCCTGACTTCATCTTTAAATAACAGCCGCAGAGGTTCAATAAGCTTGAGCTGCATATCTTCAGGCAATCCACCCACATTGTGGTGGCTTTTAATTCTGGCCGCATCCCTGGTTCCGCTTTCAATTACGTCCGAGTACAGTGTACCCTGCACCAGGTAATCAACATTATCAATCTTTTTTGCTTCCTCTTCAAAAATCCTTATAAATTCATTGCCGATTATTTTCCTTTTCTGCTCCGGGTCAGTAACACCCTTTAATTTTTTTAAGAAACGGTCCCTGGCATTAATGGAAATCAGGTTTACCTTGAAATTTTCTTTAAACGTCTTTTCTACCTGGCGGGCTTCCCCCATCCTCAGTAATCCATGATCTACAAATATACAGGTAAGCTTATCGCTTACCGCCTTATTTACCAGCAAAGCAGCTACCGAAGAATCAACTCCGCCGCTGAGACCGCATA of the Actinomycetes bacterium genome contains:
- the guaA gene encoding glutamine-hydrolyzing GMP synthase, whose product is MDSVLVIDFGGQYSQLITRRVRELRVYSEMVPYDTPVEEVMARKPKGLIFSGSPYSLSAGKIPRISKKYLTLGIPILGICYGMQLITFLLGGKITAGGRNEYGKTEVNLDIDSPLFDDLKQVETCWMSHKDSVEAVPEGFKIIASTGNLPVAGIGNDRDRIYGIQFHPEVVHTPSGMDILNNFLFNICECRPDWTMVSIIEKRVEEIKKKVKDGRVICGLSGGVDSSVAALLVNKAVSDKLTCIFVDHGLLRMGEARQVEKTFKENFKVNLISINARDRFLKKLKGVTDPEQKRKIIGNEFIRIFEEEAKKIDNVDYLVQGTLYSDVIESGTRDAARIKSHHNVGGLPEDMQLKLIEPLRLLFKDEVRRLGVELGLPEDIVWRQPFPGPGLAIRIIGEITAERISILQQADYIVLEEVKRANLYKKIWQSFAILPCIRSVGVMGDERTYAYPIAVRAVTSEDAMTADWVRLPYEILEKISNRIINEVEGVNRVVYDISSKPPSTIEWE